A single genomic interval of Microbacterium sp. zg-Y1090 harbors:
- a CDS encoding glycerol-3-phosphate dehydrogenase/oxidase, translating into MHNDDAHTGFAALAARPHADVLIIGGGINGLATFRDLAMQGVDVALVERADYVSGASAASSHMIHGGVRYLENGEFRLVHEAVTERNSLLKIAPHYVRPLQTTIPIFSTFSGLLSAPLRFLRHGSGRARERGAALIKIGLVIYDSFSRGGGQVPRHTFHGRKRSLQQLPDLNPAVKYTATYWDASVHDPERLAIDVLRDGLRAGGDRARAAAYTAAVGTADDAVVLRDAMSGEEIRFTAAVVVNASGPWVDLTNAALGDRVERMGGTKGSHIVVDNPELLAATGGRELFFENEDGRIVLIYPLRGRVLVGTTDIEHDMREPAVCTEAEVDYFIDLVAQVLPGIPVERDQIVYRFSGVRPLPRHDDVAPGFVSRDYRIDRTRVAGLSAIVLSLVGGKWTTFRASAERLTDTVLSELAVPRRRSTKGVAIGGGRGFPGTQRARAQWVKAHSGTVPAERVDQLLGRYGTIAADYIAAVAADETDRPLQGAPHHSTGELRHLAATEDVHHLDDVLLRRTGLAFTGAVTPALALEVAEAIAPVLGWDDERVHHEAARALRAVRAAEPEPAAEPSGQELAATTLEA; encoded by the coding sequence ATGCACAACGACGACGCACACACCGGATTCGCCGCCCTCGCCGCCCGCCCGCATGCAGACGTGCTGATCATCGGCGGCGGGATCAACGGGCTCGCGACCTTCCGCGACCTCGCCATGCAGGGGGTGGACGTGGCGCTGGTGGAACGCGCCGACTATGTCAGCGGCGCGTCGGCCGCCTCATCCCACATGATCCACGGCGGCGTGCGCTACCTCGAGAACGGGGAGTTCCGCCTGGTGCACGAGGCGGTCACCGAGCGCAACTCGCTGCTCAAGATCGCGCCCCACTACGTGCGCCCGCTGCAGACGACGATCCCGATCTTCTCGACCTTCTCCGGACTGCTGTCCGCCCCGCTGCGATTCCTGCGGCACGGCAGCGGCCGGGCGCGCGAGCGCGGCGCGGCCCTGATCAAGATCGGCCTGGTCATCTACGACTCCTTCTCCCGTGGCGGCGGCCAGGTGCCCCGGCACACCTTCCACGGGCGGAAGCGCTCGCTGCAGCAGCTGCCCGACCTGAACCCCGCGGTGAAGTACACCGCCACCTACTGGGATGCCTCGGTGCACGACCCCGAGCGGCTCGCCATCGACGTGCTGCGCGACGGCCTGCGCGCGGGCGGCGATCGCGCCCGCGCCGCCGCCTACACCGCCGCCGTCGGCACGGCAGACGACGCGGTCGTGCTCCGCGACGCGATGAGCGGCGAGGAGATCCGCTTCACCGCGGCGGTGGTCGTCAACGCCAGCGGCCCGTGGGTCGACCTCACCAACGCCGCGCTCGGCGACCGCGTCGAGCGCATGGGCGGCACCAAGGGCTCGCACATCGTCGTGGACAACCCCGAGCTTCTCGCCGCCACCGGCGGCCGTGAGCTGTTCTTCGAGAACGAGGACGGACGGATCGTGCTGATCTATCCGCTGCGCGGCCGTGTGCTCGTGGGCACGACGGACATCGAGCACGACATGCGCGAACCCGCCGTGTGCACCGAGGCGGAGGTCGACTACTTCATCGACCTCGTCGCCCAGGTGCTTCCCGGCATCCCGGTGGAGCGCGACCAGATCGTCTACCGGTTCTCGGGGGTGCGCCCGCTGCCGCGGCACGACGACGTCGCCCCCGGCTTCGTCTCGCGGGACTACCGCATCGACCGCACACGCGTCGCCGGGCTGTCCGCGATCGTGCTGAGCCTGGTCGGCGGCAAGTGGACGACCTTCCGCGCATCGGCCGAGCGGCTGACCGACACGGTCCTGAGCGAGCTGGCCGTGCCGCGGCGCCGGTCCACGAAGGGCGTCGCGATCGGCGGAGGGCGCGGCTTCCCCGGCACCCAGCGCGCCCGCGCGCAGTGGGTCAAGGCGCACTCCGGCACGGTGCCCGCCGAGCGGGTGGACCAGCTGCTGGGGCGCTACGGCACGATCGCGGCCGATTACATCGCCGCGGTCGCCGCCGACGAGACCGACCGCCCCCTGCAGGGCGCCCCCCACCACAGCACCGGCGAACTGCGGCACCTCGCCGCCACCGAGGATGTGCATCACCTCGATGACGTGCTGCTGCGCCGCACCGGCCTGGCATTCACGGGCGCGGTGACCCCCGCCCTCGCGCTGGAGGTCGCCGAGGCCATCGCCCCGGTGCTGGGGTGGGACGACGAACGCGTCCACCACGAGGCGGCGAGGGCGCTGCGGGCCGTGCGCGCCGCCGAACCCGAGCCCGCCGCCGAGCCGTCGGGTCAGGAGCTGGCCGCGACGACCCTGGAGGCATGA
- the glpK gene encoding glycerol kinase GlpK: MADHVIAIDQGTTSTRAIVFDSAGSIVATAQREHEQIFPRAGWVEHDPVEIWTNTEWVLSSAVARAGLAASEVAAIGITNQRETTMLWDRRTGRPIANAIVWQDTRTQRRIDELAAQSDAGGLRFAEQTGLPLATYFSASKIAWILDAVPGARAAAEAGEVLFGTPDTWVIWNLTGGSRGGIHVTDVTNASRTLLMDLRTLDWSDELLAVWDIPRAMLPEIRSSSQVVGEVAVPGVARGVPIAGILGDQQAATFGQAAFGAGESKNTYGTGNFLLVNTGDELVRSQHGLITTVAYRRGDEPAHYALEGSIAVTGSLVQWLRDNLGIIARSQDVETLAATVDNAGGAYFVPAFSGLFAPYWRPDARGALVGMTRYVTRAHIARAALESTAFQTRDIVEAVVADTGAPLTELRVDGGMTRNDLLMQFQADILGIPVVRPRIVETTALGAAYAAGLATGVWADEDELRQQWREDARFEPRMDRDESERRYRLWRKAVTKSFDWVDEDARILMGTDQ, translated from the coding sequence ATGGCCGATCACGTCATCGCGATCGATCAGGGCACCACGTCGACGCGCGCGATCGTCTTCGACTCCGCCGGCTCGATCGTCGCCACGGCGCAGCGGGAGCACGAGCAGATCTTCCCTCGGGCCGGCTGGGTGGAGCACGACCCGGTCGAGATCTGGACCAACACCGAGTGGGTGCTCTCCTCGGCTGTCGCCCGCGCCGGGCTGGCGGCGAGCGAGGTCGCCGCGATCGGCATCACCAACCAGCGCGAGACCACCATGCTCTGGGACCGCCGCACCGGCCGGCCGATCGCGAACGCGATCGTCTGGCAGGACACCCGCACCCAGCGGCGCATCGACGAGCTCGCGGCGCAGTCGGATGCCGGCGGCCTGCGGTTCGCCGAGCAGACCGGCTTGCCGCTGGCGACCTACTTCTCCGCGTCGAAGATCGCGTGGATCCTCGATGCCGTCCCGGGGGCTCGCGCCGCCGCCGAGGCCGGCGAGGTGCTCTTCGGCACCCCCGACACCTGGGTGATCTGGAACCTCACCGGCGGCAGCCGTGGCGGCATCCACGTCACCGACGTCACCAACGCCAGCCGCACGCTGCTGATGGACCTGCGCACGCTCGACTGGTCCGACGAGCTGCTCGCCGTCTGGGACATCCCGCGCGCGATGCTGCCCGAGATCCGCTCGTCGTCGCAGGTGGTGGGCGAGGTCGCCGTGCCCGGCGTGGCACGCGGGGTCCCCATCGCCGGCATCCTCGGAGACCAGCAGGCCGCGACCTTCGGCCAGGCGGCGTTCGGCGCGGGGGAGTCGAAGAACACCTACGGCACCGGCAACTTCCTGCTCGTCAACACCGGTGACGAGCTCGTGCGCTCGCAGCACGGACTCATCACGACGGTCGCGTATCGCCGGGGTGACGAGCCGGCCCACTACGCGCTCGAAGGGTCGATCGCGGTCACCGGATCGCTCGTGCAGTGGCTGCGCGACAACCTCGGGATCATCGCGCGCTCGCAAGACGTCGAAACGCTCGCCGCCACCGTCGACAACGCCGGCGGCGCCTACTTCGTGCCGGCGTTCTCGGGGCTGTTCGCGCCGTACTGGCGCCCCGACGCCCGCGGCGCTCTGGTGGGGATGACCCGCTACGTCACCCGTGCGCACATCGCCCGCGCGGCGCTGGAATCCACCGCCTTCCAGACCCGCGACATCGTCGAGGCGGTCGTCGCCGACACCGGTGCGCCGCTGACGGAGCTGCGGGTGGACGGGGGCATGACCCGCAACGACCTGCTCATGCAGTTCCAGGCCGACATCCTCGGCATCCCCGTGGTGCGGCCCCGCATCGTCGAGACCACCGCGCTCGGCGCCGCGTACGCGGCCGGGCTGGCGACCGGCGTGTGGGCCGATGAGGACGAGCTGCGTCAGCAGTGGCGCGAAGACGCGCGCTTCGAGCCGCGCATGGACCGGGACGAGAGCGAACGCCGCTACCGGCTGTGGCGCAAGGCGGTGACGAAGTCGTTCGACTGGGTCGACGAGGACGCCCGCATCCTCATGGGCACCGACCAGTAG
- a CDS encoding GNAT family N-acetyltransferase, translated as MQPVSLRTSRLELSLPTPADADAVTEAAQDPEVPRWTTLPSPYTRTHADDFIALAAQWWEDETELTWAIRHDGQWIGMIGLQHLRPGGDAEIGFWMAAGARGQGYLGEAARAVIDFSFGEALRLQRVEWQAIVGNIPSARTARSLGFRYEGLMRQKLVDPRGRHDGWVAGLLPTDDRTPVDWPILAV; from the coding sequence ATGCAACCCGTCAGTCTCCGCACGTCCCGCCTCGAGCTGTCGCTCCCGACCCCGGCCGATGCCGACGCCGTGACGGAGGCCGCGCAGGACCCCGAGGTGCCGCGGTGGACCACCCTCCCCTCCCCCTACACCCGCACGCACGCCGATGACTTCATCGCTCTGGCCGCCCAGTGGTGGGAGGACGAGACCGAGCTCACGTGGGCGATCCGCCACGACGGGCAGTGGATCGGCATGATCGGCCTGCAGCACCTGCGCCCCGGCGGCGACGCCGAGATCGGCTTCTGGATGGCCGCCGGCGCACGCGGCCAGGGCTACCTCGGCGAGGCGGCCCGCGCGGTGATCGACTTCTCCTTCGGTGAGGCGCTGCGCCTGCAGCGGGTGGAGTGGCAGGCGATCGTCGGCAACATCCCCTCCGCGCGCACCGCGCGCTCGCTCGGGTTCCGCTACGAGGGCCTGATGCGCCAGAAGCTCGTCGACCCGCGCGGGCGCCACGACGGCTGGGTCGCCGGTCTCCTCCCCACCGACGACCGCACCCCCGTGGACTGGCCGATCCTGGCGGTCTGA
- a CDS encoding Fpg/Nei family DNA glycosylase, giving the protein MPEMPEVQGLVDFLGERTRGLRVTTARVASIAALKTYDPPVDALVGAGIETAARHGKFIDLAARTDAGEALHLVFHLAKAGWLRWYDALPATVIKPGRTPIALRIGFDDGSGFDLTEAGTKKSLAVYVVRDPAEVPGIARLGPDPLAPGFDRDALAGLLAGRRTQIKGVLRDQSIIAGIGNAYSDEILHAARMSPYALAAGLDDGEVDRLFAALRDTLAEALAAASGKPPADLKDAKRRGMRVHGRRGEACPVCGDEVRSVFFADNSLEYCATCQTGGKVLADRRLSRLLK; this is encoded by the coding sequence ATGCCCGAGATGCCGGAGGTGCAGGGACTGGTCGACTTCCTCGGCGAGCGCACACGCGGCCTGCGCGTGACGACCGCACGCGTGGCGAGCATCGCCGCGCTGAAGACCTATGACCCTCCGGTCGACGCGCTCGTCGGCGCGGGGATCGAGACGGCGGCACGGCACGGGAAGTTCATCGACCTCGCCGCCCGCACCGATGCCGGCGAAGCGCTGCACCTCGTGTTCCACCTGGCCAAAGCCGGGTGGCTGCGGTGGTACGACGCCCTGCCCGCCACGGTGATCAAGCCGGGCCGCACCCCGATCGCGCTGCGCATCGGCTTCGACGACGGCTCGGGCTTCGACCTCACCGAGGCCGGCACCAAGAAGTCGCTCGCCGTGTACGTCGTGCGCGACCCCGCCGAGGTGCCCGGCATCGCCCGTCTCGGCCCCGACCCGCTCGCGCCGGGATTCGACCGCGACGCGTTGGCCGGCCTGCTCGCGGGCCGCCGCACCCAGATCAAGGGGGTGCTGCGCGACCAGTCGATCATCGCCGGCATCGGCAACGCCTACTCGGACGAGATCCTCCACGCCGCACGCATGTCGCCGTACGCCCTCGCGGCCGGCCTCGATGACGGTGAGGTCGACCGGCTGTTCGCGGCACTGCGCGACACCCTCGCCGAAGCACTCGCCGCGGCATCGGGCAAGCCCCCGGCGGACCTGAAGGATGCCAAGCGCCGCGGCATGCGGGTGCATGGGCGGCGGGGCGAGGCGTGCCCCGTGTGCGGAGACGAGGTGCGGTCGGTCTTCTTCGCCGACAACTCCCTGGAGTACTGCGCCACCTGCCAGACCGGCGGCAAGGTGCTCGCCGACCGCCGCCTGTCACGCCTGCTGAAGTAG